The Pelmatolapia mariae isolate MD_Pm_ZW linkage group LG10_11, Pm_UMD_F_2, whole genome shotgun sequence genome includes a region encoding these proteins:
- the atp8b2 gene encoding phospholipid-transporting ATPase ID: protein MTVLKDIPEKWFPVVLFPLQGKKKRGLDGRKSKKRRTEEERRVRANDREYNEKFQYASNCIMTSKYNIITFLPVNLFEQFQEVANTYFLFLLILQLIPQISSLSWFTTIVPLALVLSITAVKDATDDYFRHKSDNQVNNRQSQVLIRGSLQNEKWMNVRVGDIIKLENNQFVAADLLLLSSTEPHGLCYIETAELDGETNMKVRQSVSVTSELGDPNNLASFDGEVVCEPPNNKLDRFSGTLYWREKKYSLTNQNMLLRGCVLRNTEACYGLVIFAGPDTKLMQNSGRTKFKRTSIDRLMNTLVLWIFGFLVCMGMILAVGNAGWEKEVGSLFQSYLAWDTPVNNFLFSAFLSFWSYVIILNTVVPISLYVSVEVIRLGHSYFINWDQQMFCSQCNTAAEARTTTLNEELGQVEYIFSDKTGTLTQNIMTFNKCSVNGQSYGEVTDPLETQPKRLDFSPFNPLADPDFCFYDDKLLESVKVGDSCTHEFFRLLSLCHTVMSEEKSEGELVYKAQSPDEGALVTAARNFGFVFRSRTPGTITTTEMGRTVTYSLLAILDFNNIRKRMSVIVRNPEGRIRLYCKGADTVLLERLHPCNQEVMSITSDHLNEYAADGLRTLALAYRDLSEDEWEAWSESHRFADKATDCREDRLAAAYEEIEQNMMLLGATAIEDKLQEGVPETIAVLSLANIKIWVLTGDKQETAVNIGYSCKMLTDDMTEVFIISGHTVQSVRQELRRARERMIELSRARDGVKEEGMQGWGEACFNGNGFKEGQEGGDKAGGRGGGVGKQLHGSPPPPPLPLSNLMDNISGEFALVINGHSLAHALEADMEAEFVSTACTCKAVICCRVTPLQKAQVVELIKKHKKAVTLAIGDGANDISMIKSAHIGVGISGQEGIQAVLASDYSFSQFRFLQRLLLVHGRWSYLRMCRFLCYFFYKNFAFTMVHFWFGFFCGFSAQTVYDQYFITLFNIVYTSLPVLAMGIFDQDVPDHRSLEYPKLYEPGQLNLLFNKREFFICIAQGIYTSVVLFFVPYAVLSNATQSNGVPLADYQTFAVTTATALVIVVSVQIVLDTGFWTVFNHVFVWGSLGSYFIIMFALHSQTLFRIFPNQFHFVGSAQSTLLQPVVWLTIALATAICIVPVLAFRFLKLDLKPQLSDTVRYTQLVRQKRRKPPGRNTGSAWRGTGSVSEGRLGARGGSRRSGYAFAHQEGFGELITSGKNMRLSSLALASFASRHSSSWIDTLRRKKHTHTPPSTSGECSPAPSFISVSVPPLSNSSSVLGGSQETPIEEETVAAPAQNTQMIPASVTQTLPALAPDAEAPASQVSAQATSSGVLTPTAARSQGGDSPGGWTLSLGTMQEALFGWKGIASRASSSNSPGPTSIAKETNQIK, encoded by the exons ATGACAGTGCTCAAAGACATCCCGGAGAAATGGTTTCCGGTCGTTCTTTTCCCCCtgcaaggaaagaaaaagagaggacTGGATGGAAGAAAATCGAAAAAGAGACGGACAG aggaggagagaagggTCAGAGCCAATGACAGAGAGTACAACGAAAAGTTTCAGTATGCC AGTAACTGCATCATGACGTCCAAGTACAACATCATCACGTTTCTGCCCGTCAATCTGTTTGAGCAGTTCCAGGAAGTAGCCAACACCTACtttcttttcctgctcatacTACAG TTGATACCTCAGATCTCCTCCCTCTCCTGGTTCACCACCATCGTGCCTTTAGCTCTGGTGCTGAGCATCACTGCAGTAAAGGATGCCACGGATGACTAC TTTCGTCACAAGAGCGACAACCAAGTGAACAATCGTCAGTCTCAGGTCCTCATCCGTGGCTC GCTTCAAAATGAAAAGTGGATGAATGTTCGAGTGGGTGATATTATTAAACTTGAAAACAACCAGTTTGTGGCA GCTGACCTGCTCCTGTTGTCTAGCACTGAACCTCATGGTCTCTGTTACATCGAGACAGCCGAGCTAGACGG AGAGACCAATATGAAGGTGCGTCAGTCTGTGTCTGTGACATCTGAACTTGGAGACCCAAACAACTTGGCTTCATTTGACG GCGAGGTGGTGTGTGAGCCTCCCAACAACAAGCTGGATCGTTTTTCCGGGACTCTGTACTGGAGAGAGAAGAAATACAGCCTGACCAATCAGAACATGCTCCTCCGAGGATGTGTGCTCCGCAACACAGAAGCTTGCTATGGCCTGGTCATCTTTGCAG GCCCAGACACCAAGCTAATGCAGAACAGCGGTCGCACCAAGTTTAAGCGTACGAGTATCGATCGATTGATGAACACACTGGTCCTCTGG ATATTTGGCTTCCTGGTGTGCATGGGTATGATCCTGGCTGTGGGTAATGCAGGGTGGGAGAAAGAGGTGGGGTCCTTGTTCCAGAGCTACCTGGCTTGGGACACTCCTGTGAATAACTTCCTGTTCTCGGCCTTCCTCTCCTTTTGGTCCTACGTCATCATTCTTAATACCGTTGTGCCTATCTCTCTATATGTAAG TGTGGAGGTGATCAGGCTCGGTCACAGCTACTTCATTAACTGGGACCAACAGATGTTCTGCTCACAATGTAACACAGCAGCTGAGGCCAGGACCACCACTCTGAACGAGGAACTGGGACAA GTTGAATACATCTTCAGTGACAAGACTGGAACGCTCACTCAGAACATCATGACGTTCAATAAGTGCTCCGTCAATGGACAGAGTTACG GTGAAGTAACAGACCCACTGGAAACTCAGCCAAAG AGGCTGGACTTCAGTCCCTTCAACCCGCTGGCGGACCCAGACTTCTGCTTCTATGATGACAAGCTGCTGGAATCAGTGAAAGTGGGAGACTCGTGCACTCATGAGTTTTTCCGCTTGCTCTCCCTCTGTCACACCGTTATGAGTGAGGAGAAAAGTGagg GAGAGCTGGTTTATAAGGCTCAGTCTCCAGACGAGGGCGCTTTAGTGACGGCGGCTCGAAATTTTGGCTTTGTGTTTCGCTCCCGAACACCTGGGACGATAACCACCACAGAAATGGGACGCACCGTCACCTACTCACTGCTCGCCATACTGGACTTCAACAACATACGCAAGCGAATGTCTGTTATAG tacgTAACCCAGAGGGCAGGATTCGTCTCTACTGTAAAGGAGCTGACACTGTTCTGTTGGAAAGACTCCACCCTTGTAACCAGGAAGTGATGAGTATTACTTCAGACCACCTCAAT GAGTATGCAGCAGATGGGTTGCGAACCCTGGCTCTGGCCTACAGGGACCTGTCAGAGGATGAATGGGAGGCCTGGTCAGAGAGCCACCGCTTTGCTGATAAGGCCACAGACTGCAGGGAGGATAGACTGGCAGCAGCTTATGAAGAAATAGAACAAAATATGATG CTTCTGGGTGCCACTGCTATAGAGGACAAGCTGCAGGAAGGCGTTCCAGAGACCATCGCTGTCCTCTCTCTGGCTAACATTAAAATCTGGGTTCTTACTGGAGATAAACAGG AAACGGCTGTAAACATAGGCTACTCCTGCAAGATGCTGACAGATGATATGACCGAGGTTTTCATCATCAGTGGCCACACCGTCCAGAGCGTACGGCAAGAACTCAG AAGAGCGAGGGAAAGGATGATTGAGCTGTCACGTGCCAGAGATGGAGTTAAAGAGGAAGGAATGCAGGGATGGGGGGAGGCATGTTTCAATGGAAATGGATTCAAAGAAGGACAAGAAGGAGGTGATAAGGCAGgcggaagaggaggaggagtggggAAGCAGCTGCATGgctctccccctcctcctcctctgcctctctctaACTTAATGGACAACATCTCAGGAGAGTTTGCCCTCGTAATCAACGGTCACAGTCTG GCCCACGCTCTCGAAGCAGACATGGAGGCAGAGTTTGTGTCGACAGCGTGCACGTGCAAAGCGGTCATCTGCTGCAGAGTCACGCCACTGCAAAAAGCTCAGGTGGTGGAGCTCATCAAGAAGCACAAGAAGGCCGTCACGCTGGCTATAGGAGACGGTGCTAATGACATCAGCATGATCAAAA GTGCTCATATTGGAGTTGGTATCTCAGGTCAGGAGGGCATCCAGGCTGTGCTAGCCAGTGACTACTCCTTTTCCCAGTTCCGCTTTCTACAGCGCCTCCTGCTGGTCCACGGCCGCTGGTCCTACCTGCGTATGTGCCGTTTCCTCTGCTACTTCTTCTACAAGAACTTTGCCTTCACCATGGTGCACTTCTGGTTTGGCTTCTTCTGTGGTTTTTCTGCCCAG aCCGTATACGATCAGTACTTCATCACACTCTTCAACATTGTCTACACCTCCCTCCCTGTGCTGGCCATGGGGATATTTGACCAG GATGTTCCTGATCACAGAAGTTTGGAATATCCAAAGCTGTATGAGCCCGGGCAGCTCAACCTCCTCTTCAACAAGAGAGAGTTCTTCATCTGCATTGCCCAGGGCATCTACACATCAGTGGTGCTGTTTTTTGTCCCATATGCCGTCCTGTCCAATGCCACTCAGAGCAACGGAGTGCCCCTCGCTGACTACCAGACCTTTGCAGTCACCACAGCGACAGCCCTGGTTATTGTGGTCAGTGTACAG ATTGTTCTCGATACCGGCTTCTGGACAGTGTTCaaccatgtgtttgtgtggggcTCTCTGGGCTCCTATTTCATCATCATGTTTGCTCTGCACAGTCAGACCCTCTTCAGGATCTTTCCTAATCAGTTCCACTTTGTAG GTAGTGCCCAGAGCACATTATTGCAGCCAGTCGTGTGGTTAACGATTGCACTGGCAACAGCAATATGCATAGTTCCAGTTTTGGCGTTCCGCTTCCTCAAGCTGGACCTCAAACCTCAGCTCTCAGACACG GTTCGTTACACTCAGCTGGTGCGGCAGAAGAGGCGAAAGCCGCCAGGTCGTAACACTGGAAGCGCTTGGCGTGGCACCGGCAGTGTGTCAGAGGGCCGCCTGGGTGCCCGTGGTGGTTCAAGGAGATCCGGCTATGCCTTCGCCCATCAGGAAGGCTTTGGAGAGCTAATCACGTCAGGGAAAAATATGAGGCTCTCGTCTCTGGCCCTGGCATCCTTTGCCTCCAGACATAGCTCCAGCTGGATTGACACGCTCCGCAGGAAGAAGCATACTCACACTCCCCCCAGCACCTCAGGGGAGTGCAGCCCAGCACCCAGTTTCATCTCTGTGTCGGTTCCACCACTTTCAAACTCTTCGTCTGTTCTGGGCGGCTCTCAAGAAACACCGATCGAAGAGGAAACGGTTGCGGCACCAGCTCAGAACACACAGATGATCCCTGCTTCAGTCACACAAACCTTACCGGCTTTGGCACCAGATGCAGAAGCTCCTGCGTCTCAAGTTTCAGCTCAGGCCACCAGTTCTGGCGTTTTAACCCCCACAGCAGCAAGGTCCCAGGGGGGAGACTCGCCTGGAGGCTGGACCCTTTCTCTGGGGACCATGCAG GAAGCTCTGTTTGGTTGGAAGGGTATTGCATCTCGTGCCAGTTCATCCAACAGCCCGGGCCCAACCTCTATTGCCAAGGAAACCAACCAGATTAAGTGA